The proteins below are encoded in one region of Legionella antarctica:
- a CDS encoding Sec-independent protein translocase subunit TatA/TatB: MSSGELLLIFIVALIVFGPSKLPMLANHLGLWMRKINQIKEQVSLFWQQQLNELQLKENQLKAEQGDIKYKNNPPEIGD; encoded by the coding sequence ATGAGTAGTGGCGAATTGTTACTGATATTTATCGTGGCTTTAATCGTCTTTGGACCATCAAAACTGCCCATGCTCGCAAATCATCTTGGTTTATGGATGCGTAAAATCAACCAAATTAAAGAGCAAGTCTCTTTATTCTGGCAACAACAACTCAATGAACTGCAGTTAAAGGAAAATCAACTCAAAGCCGAACAAGGGGATATAAAATATAAAAATAATCCTCCTGAAATAGGAGATTAG
- the tatA gene encoding twin-arginine translocase TatA/TatE family subunit produces MGLSGISPLSLLLILAIIFAFFGTSKLKALGSDLGEAIKNFRRAMNDDRVNDSKNDDHKPS; encoded by the coding sequence ATGGGATTAAGTGGCATCAGTCCATTATCTTTATTACTCATACTGGCTATTATTTTTGCTTTTTTTGGAACGTCCAAATTAAAAGCTCTAGGTTCTGATCTGGGTGAGGCGATAAAAAACTTCCGCCGTGCTATGAATGATGATCGGGTAAATGACTCAAAAAATGACGATCACAAACCATCATGA
- a CDS encoding ubiquinone biosynthesis accessory factor UbiJ, whose product MLKKYSLKALQKAINQAMNLDEQMSIKLKALNGKVLEMIITPLNVNFFIQFNESDILLLGHYDSHPDTIIHSNPIGLIRLSLLPASKARSLFNDKVRMSGDIELGQNVKKLFDEMDIDWEGHLAHFTGDVVAHQIGSLVRKGIEFKKQFSQNMRQNVTEYLQEELRVFPSRNELDDFYNDIDELSLNVERLQVHLNQLLSDHETD is encoded by the coding sequence ATGCTAAAAAAATATTCTTTAAAAGCACTACAAAAAGCAATTAATCAGGCTATGAATCTGGATGAGCAGATGTCCATCAAACTAAAAGCACTCAACGGCAAAGTGCTTGAAATGATTATTACGCCTTTAAATGTCAATTTTTTTATCCAGTTTAACGAAAGTGACATACTGCTGCTTGGACATTACGACAGTCATCCCGATACCATTATCCATAGTAATCCTATAGGTTTAATAAGGCTGAGTTTATTACCCGCATCTAAGGCGCGCTCATTATTTAATGATAAAGTGCGCATGTCAGGTGATATTGAATTGGGACAGAATGTTAAAAAACTATTTGATGAAATGGATATCGATTGGGAAGGACACTTGGCTCATTTCACTGGCGATGTAGTGGCTCATCAAATAGGGTCTCTGGTACGCAAAGGAATCGAGTTTAAAAAACAGTTTAGTCAGAACATGCGTCAAAATGTCACAGAATACCTCCAGGAGGAGTTGCGTGTTTTTCCATCACGCAATGAGTTGGATGACTTTTATAATGATATAGATGAACTATCATTAAACGTTGAGCGCTTGCAAGTTCATCTGAATCAGTTGCTGAGTGATCATGAAACGGATTAA
- the ubiB gene encoding ubiquinone biosynthesis regulatory protein kinase UbiB gives MKPIRQLIRLIHINYILASNGLDNVVVTLRVFAPIRFIVYLNPWNWFRKVPLTRGEALRKSLEELGPIFIKFGQALSTRPDILPEDIAIELSKLQDKVPPIPSILAMALIERAYGQSPYDVFAQFEPVALASASMAQVHAATLKTGEDVVVKILRPNMRRIIEQDLSIMYTIARLADRYWPEGKRLKPIEIVSEFEHTLLDELDLLREAANAAQLRRNFNHSPLLYIPEIYWDYSHKNIMVMERIHGIPVSDIEQLHEHGINIKKLAERGVEIFFTQVFRDCFFHADMHPGNIFVSYDHPQEPKYICIDFGIIGTLNDNDKRYLAENLLAFFNRDYRRVAQLHVESGWVARNTRIEEFESAIRTVCEPIFEKPLKDISFAQVVLRLFQVARRFHMIVQPQLILLQKTLLAIEGLGRQLYPELDLWATAKPFLEKWVKQQIGPKAFLHQLKLNLPFMAEQLPHLPKLVFDVLELKKEQLILNKEIVLSDLKNRSQIIQWRNITIGISVSLLTIGIINYFQLINYENLTPIVLTGAGLAGFFALINRKERS, from the coding sequence ATGAAACCAATTAGACAACTAATACGCCTCATCCATATCAACTACATCCTGGCGAGCAATGGACTGGATAATGTGGTCGTTACATTAAGAGTATTCGCTCCCATTCGATTTATAGTTTATTTAAATCCATGGAACTGGTTTCGCAAGGTACCATTAACAAGAGGAGAGGCGCTGCGCAAATCTTTAGAAGAGCTGGGTCCTATATTTATTAAATTTGGCCAGGCACTATCAACCAGACCCGATATTTTACCAGAAGACATTGCAATAGAATTAAGCAAGCTACAAGATAAAGTTCCCCCCATCCCCAGCATTTTAGCGATGGCACTTATAGAGAGAGCCTACGGACAATCCCCTTACGATGTTTTTGCCCAATTTGAACCCGTTGCCCTGGCCTCAGCCTCCATGGCCCAGGTTCATGCAGCAACATTAAAAACAGGGGAGGATGTGGTAGTTAAAATACTCAGACCTAATATGCGTCGGATTATTGAACAAGACTTAAGTATTATGTATACCATTGCACGATTGGCGGATCGGTATTGGCCTGAAGGAAAGCGACTAAAACCTATTGAAATAGTCTCCGAATTTGAACATACCTTACTGGATGAACTTGATCTACTCCGAGAGGCAGCTAATGCAGCGCAATTGCGCCGTAACTTTAATCACTCGCCTTTATTGTATATTCCCGAGATATACTGGGACTATTCACATAAAAATATAATGGTCATGGAGCGTATTCATGGGATACCTGTGTCTGATATAGAACAGTTACATGAGCATGGTATTAATATAAAAAAACTGGCAGAACGCGGGGTTGAAATCTTTTTCACTCAAGTGTTTCGCGACTGTTTCTTTCATGCCGACATGCATCCAGGTAATATATTTGTGTCGTATGACCATCCCCAGGAACCCAAATATATTTGCATTGATTTTGGAATCATCGGAACATTGAATGACAATGACAAACGCTACCTGGCAGAAAACCTGCTGGCCTTTTTTAACCGCGACTATCGACGTGTTGCCCAGCTCCATGTTGAAAGTGGCTGGGTGGCGCGGAATACCCGTATTGAAGAATTCGAAAGTGCAATCCGGACGGTGTGTGAACCCATATTTGAAAAACCTTTAAAAGATATTTCATTTGCTCAGGTGGTACTGCGTCTTTTTCAAGTAGCACGACGGTTCCATATGATAGTTCAGCCCCAGCTTATTTTATTACAAAAAACCTTGTTAGCTATAGAAGGTCTGGGACGCCAGCTTTATCCTGAATTAGATTTGTGGGCAACAGCCAAACCCTTTTTAGAAAAATGGGTAAAACAACAAATTGGACCAAAGGCTTTTTTACATCAATTAAAACTAAATTTACCTTTTATGGCTGAGCAGCTGCCTCATTTGCCTAAACTGGTCTTTGATGTCCTGGAGCTGAAAAAAGAACAATTAATATTAAATAAAGAAATTGTACTTTCAGATCTCAAAAATAGATCTCAAATTATCCAGTGGAGGAATATCACTATAGGGATATCTGTCTCTCTGCTAACCATTGGCATCATTAATTACTTCCAATTAATAAACTACGAAAACCTCACCCCCATAGTCTTAACTGGAGCTGGGTTAGCAGGTTTTTTTGCTCTTATTAACCGTAAAGAAAGGAGTTAA
- the ubiE gene encoding bifunctional demethylmenaquinone methyltransferase/2-methoxy-6-polyprenyl-1,4-benzoquinol methylase UbiE, with protein sequence MTNQEKTTHFGFESVAWDEKEKKVAEVFHSVAKSYDLMNDLMSLGIHHLWKRFTVALSQVRSGQSVLDLAGGSGDLTRLLSKKVGDTGQVILADINAAMLNVGRDRLLDEGLYKNIGFVQGNAQCLPFADNSFHCVTMGFGLRNVTDKEEALRSMYRVCKPGGKLMILEFSTPSYPGLKPIYDWYSFNILPKVGKLFAQDEASYQYLAESIRMHPNQIALQEMIERSGFEDCHFHNLSGGIVALHIAYKY encoded by the coding sequence ATGACCAACCAGGAAAAAACCACTCATTTTGGCTTCGAATCTGTTGCCTGGGATGAAAAAGAAAAAAAAGTAGCAGAGGTTTTTCATTCTGTTGCCAAAAGCTATGATCTAATGAATGACTTAATGTCTCTGGGTATTCATCATCTATGGAAACGATTTACTGTTGCGCTTAGCCAAGTTCGCTCCGGACAATCTGTCCTCGATTTGGCTGGGGGAAGTGGTGATTTAACTCGATTACTATCAAAAAAAGTTGGGGATACGGGCCAGGTTATTCTTGCTGATATTAACGCGGCCATGCTCAATGTTGGTCGAGACCGTTTGCTTGATGAGGGTCTCTACAAAAACATCGGTTTTGTGCAGGGAAATGCTCAATGCTTGCCCTTTGCTGATAATAGTTTTCATTGCGTTACTATGGGTTTTGGTTTAAGGAATGTAACCGATAAAGAAGAGGCATTGCGCTCAATGTATCGAGTCTGTAAACCCGGAGGTAAACTCATGATTCTTGAGTTTTCGACCCCATCATATCCAGGCTTAAAGCCAATATATGACTGGTATTCTTTTAATATTTTACCTAAAGTAGGTAAATTATTTGCCCAGGACGAGGCCAGTTATCAATATCTCGCAGAGTCCATACGCATGCATCCGAATCAGATTGCCTTACAGGAAATGATTGAGCGTTCGGGATTTGAAGATTGTCACTTTCATAATTTAAGTGGCGGCATAGTTGCCTTGCACATTGCCTACAAATATTGA